One genomic region from Arthrobacter sp. FB24 encodes:
- a CDS encoding LysR substrate-binding domain-containing protein: METRHLKYFIAVAEERHFGRAAARLHMAQPPLSQQIRQLEEQLGTPLMVRTTRKVELTPAGQVLLDRGRVLLQELQVLESDVQQVGEGATGVLRVGFTGTATYRLMPIIVQAARRTLPGLRITVQGEMLTPQMEAALEEGRLDAAVLRPPVHSGAIALKLLEQDQLVAALPADSPLAEKGTLELAALSEEGFIGYPGYSAVSSIFVDACRKAGFQPRVVQEAKETSTLLSLVASGMGIALVPMTSRMFSYQGVAFRPLRNPPPMDLAVAWNSDKETPLLRAFLDLFDSLPAKQPPGKSATSKGQTP, translated from the coding sequence ATGGAGACGCGACATCTCAAGTACTTCATAGCCGTCGCAGAAGAACGGCATTTCGGCAGGGCCGCCGCCAGACTCCATATGGCGCAACCGCCTTTGTCCCAACAGATCCGGCAGCTGGAGGAACAGTTGGGCACCCCGCTGATGGTCCGGACTACCAGGAAGGTGGAGCTGACGCCGGCAGGTCAGGTACTGCTGGATCGGGGGCGGGTGCTGCTTCAGGAACTGCAAGTCCTGGAATCCGATGTGCAGCAGGTTGGCGAAGGTGCCACGGGCGTGCTCCGGGTAGGGTTCACCGGCACGGCCACGTACCGGCTAATGCCCATCATCGTCCAGGCCGCGCGCCGCACCCTGCCTGGGCTCCGCATCACGGTCCAAGGCGAAATGCTGACGCCGCAGATGGAAGCTGCGTTGGAGGAGGGCAGGCTCGATGCTGCCGTCCTCCGCCCACCTGTTCATTCGGGGGCCATCGCCCTGAAGCTGCTGGAACAGGACCAGCTGGTGGCGGCCTTGCCCGCAGACTCGCCGCTGGCAGAGAAGGGAACGCTGGAGCTGGCCGCCCTGTCCGAGGAGGGCTTCATCGGATATCCCGGCTATTCCGCGGTCAGCAGCATCTTTGTTGATGCCTGCCGCAAGGCCGGATTCCAGCCCCGGGTCGTTCAGGAGGCAAAGGAGACCTCCACACTGCTCTCGCTCGTGGCCTCCGGTATGGGCATAGCACTCGTTCCCATGACATCTCGGATGTTTTCCTATCAGGGCGTTGCTTTCCGGCCGCTCCGGAACCCCCCGCCGATGGACCTGGCGGTGGCCTGGAACAGCGACAAGGAAACGCCGCTGTTGCGCGCCTTCCTCGATCTCTTCGATTCCCTCCCCGCCAAGCAGCCCCCAGGTAAGTCGGCAACCTCCAAAGGACAGACCCCGTGA
- the catC gene encoding muconolactone Delta-isomerase, protein MLYLVRMDVNIPPDMPKENVDAIKAEEREYSQELQHNGRWPHLWRVVGEYSNYSVFDVADNDELHTLLSGLPLFPYMDIKVTPLAKHPSAIE, encoded by the coding sequence ATGCTTTACCTGGTCCGCATGGACGTCAATATTCCGCCGGACATGCCCAAAGAAAACGTCGACGCAATCAAGGCGGAGGAACGGGAGTACTCCCAGGAGCTCCAGCACAACGGCCGCTGGCCGCACTTGTGGCGGGTCGTGGGCGAGTACTCCAACTACTCGGTGTTCGACGTCGCGGACAACGATGAGTTGCACACGCTGCTGTCCGGACTGCCCCTCTTCCCGTACATGGACATCAAGGTTACGCCGCTGGCCAAGCACCCGTCCGCCATCGAATAG
- a CDS encoding aldo/keto reductase encodes MSIRPFGRTSLTVSDICVGTSALGSFPAQYGYEVDEDTAVATIQRVFDGPFTFIDTSNEYGGGASEERIGRAIAERGGIPEGYVVATKVDPLPGSADFSGDRVRRSIEESLERLGLDKLQLVYLHDPEKISFEEGVAKGGPLEALIDLRDQGVIQHLGVAGGPIDLELQYLATDAFDAVISHNRYTLVEQTAEPLLEDAARRGVAFVNAAPFGGGMLVKGPRAVPRYCYAPVDQTTIDRVLRMEELCGQHGVPLAAAALQFSVRDERVASTIVGMSQPGRVEETLSLLNHDIPQELWDQLLPLAREGRNGIEAVTV; translated from the coding sequence ATGTCCATTCGCCCCTTTGGCCGCACCAGCCTGACCGTCTCCGATATCTGTGTCGGTACCAGTGCGCTCGGCAGCTTTCCCGCCCAATACGGTTACGAGGTCGATGAAGACACCGCCGTCGCTACTATTCAGCGTGTCTTCGACGGGCCCTTTACCTTCATTGATACGTCGAATGAGTACGGCGGGGGTGCAAGTGAAGAGCGGATTGGCCGGGCGATCGCCGAGCGCGGCGGCATCCCCGAGGGTTACGTCGTCGCCACGAAGGTCGACCCGCTTCCCGGCAGCGCCGACTTCTCCGGGGACCGTGTCCGCCGTTCAATCGAGGAGAGCCTCGAACGCCTCGGCCTCGATAAACTCCAGCTCGTCTACCTGCACGACCCCGAGAAGATCTCCTTCGAGGAGGGGGTGGCCAAGGGCGGACCGCTGGAAGCCCTCATCGATCTCCGGGACCAGGGTGTTATCCAGCACCTGGGCGTAGCCGGGGGCCCGATCGACCTGGAGCTGCAGTACCTGGCCACGGACGCATTCGACGCCGTCATTAGTCACAACCGCTACACCCTCGTTGAACAGACCGCCGAGCCGCTCCTGGAAGACGCGGCCCGCCGCGGAGTCGCCTTCGTCAACGCCGCCCCGTTCGGCGGCGGGATGCTCGTCAAGGGACCGAGGGCCGTCCCGCGGTACTGCTACGCGCCCGTGGACCAGACGACGATCGACAGGGTCCTGCGCATGGAAGAACTGTGCGGGCAGCACGGCGTCCCGCTGGCAGCAGCTGCCCTGCAATTCTCGGTCCGTGATGAGCGCGTGGCGTCGACCATCGTCGGAATGTCCCAGCCGGGCCGGGTCGAGGAGACCCTCAGCCTGCTCAACCACGACATCCCCCAGGAACTCTGGGACCAGCTCCTGCCCCTTGCACGCGAGGGACGCAACGGCATCGAAGCCGTGACGGTCTAA
- a CDS encoding gluconate 2-dehydrogenase subunit 3 family protein: MGQAEWATVPISTRDVDGPVFFTEHEWNTIEAASARIIPADHHPGAREARVVRFIDRMLAGTQFIFPAADGNGFLRMEGLEEAAWQERIKQRREFYREGVVELDRLAKERADAEFIELTEADQDAVLETLSGLAKPNAFSLEHSEVGLGGAPAGNQPVNEDFLEFFPLLVLNTRQGFYGDPVYGGNENRVGWGVIGFDGPPSLASTMDGTYTTRKYMVEGAEWPYDQHPEVLRYRRP, from the coding sequence ATGGGACAGGCGGAATGGGCTACGGTACCCATCTCAACACGGGACGTGGACGGGCCGGTCTTCTTTACCGAGCACGAGTGGAACACGATCGAAGCGGCGTCGGCCCGGATTATCCCCGCCGACCACCACCCGGGTGCGCGCGAGGCCAGGGTGGTCCGCTTCATTGACCGGATGCTCGCGGGAACGCAGTTCATCTTTCCGGCAGCGGACGGCAACGGGTTCCTCCGGATGGAGGGCCTCGAGGAGGCCGCATGGCAGGAGCGAATCAAGCAGCGCCGGGAGTTTTACCGCGAGGGCGTTGTGGAGTTGGACCGGCTGGCGAAAGAGCGTGCAGACGCCGAGTTCATCGAACTGACGGAAGCGGACCAGGACGCGGTGCTCGAGACGCTGTCGGGCTTGGCCAAGCCCAACGCTTTTTCACTGGAGCACTCCGAGGTTGGCCTTGGGGGCGCGCCGGCAGGAAACCAACCGGTCAACGAGGACTTTCTGGAGTTCTTCCCGCTTCTGGTGCTTAACACCCGTCAGGGGTTTTACGGCGACCCGGTGTACGGAGGGAACGAGAACCGCGTCGGTTGGGGTGTCATCGGCTTCGATGGACCTCCGTCGCTGGCCTCCACCATGGACGGCACCTACACCACCCGCAAGTACATGGTGGAGGGGGCCGAGTGGCCATACGACCAGCATCCTGAGGTCCTGCGGTACCGGCGCCCGTGA
- a CDS encoding GMC family oxidoreductase: MTRKKQPEPVDVVIVGAGAGGATAAKVLSEAGLKVVGLERGPWLKPEHASGDELKFLNRNFIWQDPKIKPRTYRPNDKVEAEITNFSATPQVVGGGTTHWGGMVPRMAESDFKLRSLHGDVPGASLVDWPISYDELEPYYTRVEWEFGTSGLAGANKWEAWRSRGYPTKPSPLSQVGRTFATAMSKLGHGTFPMPQGMVTEPYRGRQPFSENGFWQQYPDPGTGKSSTLISFIPDAVATGRYDLRSDSYVSEILVGKDGRATGVRYQDEDGDEFVQHAKAVIVCGGGIETPRLLLMSKSGLFPDGLGNGSGMVGKNATFHQYSFSVGLFDREVSDPLYGWAGHYMSLCSFDFYETDESRGHILGSLIFPSMIGHPVNWSFPGRPTWGQAAKDADRDFFNHSMKIGVLLHDLPVEDNRVDLDPNVKDAWGLPVARITHTPHSNDFAQERWQVAKNGEILEAAGAKKVIPVNMERITGNTSHELGTARMGNDPATSVVDRWCRSHEVPNLYVFDASFFPTATGINPALTIMANAWRCSDHILQVDRHGWSDN; the protein is encoded by the coding sequence ATGACCAGGAAGAAGCAGCCAGAGCCGGTAGATGTCGTCATCGTCGGTGCGGGCGCCGGCGGGGCAACCGCGGCAAAGGTGCTGTCGGAGGCCGGCCTGAAGGTGGTAGGCCTCGAGCGTGGGCCCTGGCTAAAGCCCGAGCACGCCTCGGGGGACGAACTCAAGTTCCTCAACCGGAATTTCATCTGGCAGGACCCGAAGATCAAACCGCGGACCTACCGCCCAAACGACAAGGTAGAGGCGGAAATCACCAACTTTTCCGCCACGCCGCAGGTCGTCGGCGGCGGCACCACCCACTGGGGTGGCATGGTTCCGCGTATGGCGGAGAGCGATTTCAAGCTGCGCAGCCTGCACGGCGATGTTCCGGGCGCAAGCCTGGTTGACTGGCCCATCTCCTATGACGAACTGGAGCCGTACTACACACGCGTTGAGTGGGAGTTCGGCACGTCGGGCCTTGCCGGAGCGAACAAGTGGGAAGCGTGGCGCAGCCGCGGCTACCCCACCAAGCCATCACCGCTGAGCCAGGTTGGACGGACCTTCGCCACCGCGATGTCAAAGCTCGGGCATGGCACGTTCCCCATGCCGCAGGGCATGGTCACCGAACCCTATCGGGGACGTCAGCCATTCAGTGAGAACGGCTTCTGGCAGCAGTACCCGGACCCGGGAACAGGCAAGTCATCCACGCTGATCAGCTTCATTCCGGACGCGGTTGCGACCGGGCGCTACGACCTCCGCTCCGATTCCTACGTGAGCGAGATACTCGTAGGCAAGGACGGCCGCGCCACCGGTGTCCGTTACCAGGACGAGGACGGCGACGAGTTCGTCCAGCACGCGAAAGCCGTGATCGTCTGTGGCGGCGGCATCGAAACCCCACGCCTGCTGCTCATGTCGAAGTCAGGGCTCTTCCCGGACGGACTCGGCAACGGCAGCGGCATGGTGGGTAAGAACGCCACCTTCCATCAGTACTCATTCTCGGTCGGCTTGTTCGACCGCGAGGTCAGCGACCCGCTTTACGGGTGGGCGGGCCACTACATGAGCCTGTGTTCGTTCGACTTCTACGAGACGGACGAGAGCCGGGGCCACATCCTGGGATCACTGATTTTCCCGTCAATGATCGGCCACCCGGTGAACTGGAGCTTCCCCGGCCGGCCTACGTGGGGCCAGGCGGCCAAGGACGCCGACCGCGATTTTTTCAACCACAGCATGAAAATCGGTGTCCTCCTGCACGACCTGCCGGTGGAGGACAACCGTGTCGACCTTGACCCGAACGTCAAAGACGCATGGGGTCTTCCGGTGGCCCGAATTACCCACACGCCCCACTCCAACGACTTTGCCCAGGAACGCTGGCAGGTTGCCAAGAACGGGGAAATCCTCGAGGCTGCCGGGGCGAAGAAGGTCATTCCGGTCAATATGGAACGGATCACGGGCAACACCTCGCATGAACTGGGCACCGCCCGGATGGGCAATGATCCGGCGACGTCCGTCGTGGACCGCTGGTGCCGCTCGCATGAAGTACCAAACCTCTACGTTTTCGACGCGAGCTTCTTCCCGACGGCGACCGGCATCAACCCGGCCCTGACGATCATGGCCAACGCCTGGAGGTGCTCTGACCATATCCTCCAGGTGGACCGCCACGGCTGGTCCGACAACTGA
- a CDS encoding mandelate racemase/muconate lactonizing enzyme family protein — translation MKITRIEAIPYAIPYSRPLKFASGEVSTAEHVLVRIHTDAGICGVADTPPRPYTYGETQDSIVSVVTKVFAPQLIGMDPMDRSKVQQLLGRTVNNPTAKGALDIALWDVIGISLGTPVHKLLGGFSDSMRVSHMLGFKAAAELLEEALRFRETYGIDTFKLKVGRRPLSLDVEACHVLREGLGADTEIYLDANRGWTANEAMEVLRRTEGLGLSMLEEPCDAAEAMGRRRLVQHSSIPIVGDESVPNLGDVSRELLSGGSNAICIKTARSGFTEAQQILGLCEGLGVDVTMGNQIDTQVGSLATVTFGAAFEASSRRAGELSNYLDMTDDLLAEPLEITDGAIRVRKAPGVGAAIDADKLQKYRQD, via the coding sequence GTGAAGATCACACGCATCGAGGCCATCCCCTATGCCATCCCGTACTCGCGGCCGCTGAAGTTCGCCAGCGGAGAGGTGAGCACCGCGGAACATGTGCTGGTCCGGATCCACACGGATGCGGGTATCTGCGGAGTGGCAGACACTCCTCCGCGGCCCTATACATACGGCGAAACCCAGGATTCGATCGTGTCGGTGGTGACCAAGGTCTTTGCCCCGCAGCTCATCGGGATGGACCCGATGGACCGCTCCAAAGTCCAGCAGTTGCTCGGGCGCACGGTCAATAACCCCACGGCCAAGGGGGCCCTGGACATCGCACTCTGGGATGTCATCGGGATTTCGCTGGGCACCCCGGTGCACAAGCTCCTGGGTGGCTTCAGCGACAGCATGCGGGTCTCGCACATGCTGGGCTTCAAGGCCGCCGCAGAGCTCCTCGAGGAAGCGCTGCGGTTCCGTGAAACGTACGGCATCGACACCTTCAAGCTCAAGGTTGGCCGGCGGCCGCTCTCCCTGGACGTCGAGGCCTGCCACGTGCTGCGGGAAGGCCTCGGTGCGGACACCGAGATCTACCTCGATGCCAACCGCGGGTGGACGGCGAACGAGGCCATGGAGGTGCTCCGCCGGACCGAAGGCCTGGGATTGTCAATGCTGGAGGAGCCGTGCGATGCCGCCGAGGCGATGGGACGGCGCCGGCTGGTCCAGCACTCGAGCATCCCGATCGTGGGCGACGAAAGCGTCCCCAACCTCGGGGACGTTTCCCGGGAACTGCTCTCCGGCGGAAGCAACGCGATCTGCATTAAGACAGCGCGCAGCGGTTTCACCGAGGCCCAGCAGATCCTCGGCCTCTGCGAGGGCCTTGGCGTGGACGTCACGATGGGCAACCAGATCGACACACAGGTCGGCAGTCTCGCCACGGTCACCTTCGGCGCGGCCTTCGAGGCCAGCTCCCGGCGGGCCGGGGAGCTCTCCAACTACCTGGACATGACGGATGACCTGCTTGCGGAGCCGCTCGAAATTACCGACGGGGCCATCCGGGTCCGCAAGGCCCCCGGCGTCGGGGCAGCCATCGACGCCGACAAGCTGCAGAAGTACCGTCAGGACTAG
- a CDS encoding nitrilase-related carbon-nitrogen hydrolase, which yields MVDPFVVVAVSPRTINVKNPGDGVANVKRINEFIDTAVMVGAWEGSPVKLVVLPEMAIQGMMANTPGNRKKEAHFAVTIPGPETDELAKKAVELNTYIAAELYMVKDEDFPDRHFNVAFIIDPQGEIIYKRYKATSDAYEGGMLGNMNPHDVWDEWIEKKGNGNAMDAIFPVAKTEIGNIGYAICHEGVYPEVPRGLAMNGAEIIIRGTLIEPAVQNGMWELQNRAHAMFNSAYIVAPNLGPEVRDDGSMQDLFGGQSMIVGPRGQILTKQQGWTSGDSFVCTTIDIEALRRARVANGLYNQFKDLRTEQYRVIYDNPIYPKNQYLDAPPSEGWLAREDATRAANIEKLIERGVLTPPSGYRA from the coding sequence ATGGTCGATCCATTTGTCGTCGTTGCGGTTTCGCCGCGGACAATCAATGTGAAGAATCCCGGCGACGGCGTCGCCAACGTCAAGCGCATCAACGAATTCATCGACACGGCGGTCATGGTCGGCGCCTGGGAAGGTTCTCCGGTCAAGCTGGTAGTCCTGCCCGAGATGGCGATCCAGGGCATGATGGCCAACACGCCTGGGAACCGTAAGAAGGAGGCCCACTTTGCCGTGACGATCCCTGGTCCGGAGACGGACGAGCTGGCGAAGAAGGCCGTGGAGCTCAATACCTACATCGCTGCCGAGCTGTACATGGTCAAGGACGAGGACTTCCCGGACCGCCACTTCAATGTCGCCTTCATCATCGATCCGCAGGGCGAGATCATCTACAAGCGCTACAAGGCCACCAGTGATGCCTACGAAGGAGGCATGCTCGGCAACATGAACCCGCACGACGTGTGGGACGAGTGGATCGAAAAGAAGGGAAATGGCAACGCAATGGACGCCATCTTCCCTGTGGCTAAGACCGAGATCGGCAACATCGGGTACGCCATCTGCCACGAGGGTGTCTACCCCGAGGTGCCGCGTGGGCTCGCGATGAACGGCGCCGAGATCATTATCCGGGGCACCCTGATCGAGCCGGCCGTCCAAAACGGCATGTGGGAACTGCAGAACCGGGCACACGCCATGTTCAACTCGGCGTACATCGTCGCTCCGAACCTGGGGCCCGAAGTCCGCGACGACGGGAGCATGCAGGACCTGTTCGGCGGCCAGTCCATGATCGTCGGTCCACGCGGGCAGATCCTCACCAAGCAGCAGGGCTGGACCTCGGGCGACTCGTTCGTCTGCACCACAATCGACATCGAAGCGCTCCGCCGGGCCAGGGTCGCCAACGGCCTGTACAACCAGTTCAAGGACCTGCGCACCGAGCAGTACCGGGTCATCTATGACAACCCGATTTATCCGAAGAACCAGTACCTCGACGCGCCGCCGAGCGAGGGATGGCTCGCCCGGGAAGACGCAACGCGGGCCGCTAATATCGAGAAACTCATCGAGCGCGGCGTGCTCACACCGCCCTCGGGCTACAGGGCATAA
- a CDS encoding FAD-dependent oxidoreductase, translating into MPIFNDGITATARPEGTGIVITDVLIVGSGPAGSSASLFLSNQGIPNIMITKYRWTANTPRAHITNQRTMEVLRDAGIEEQVLAEATPHELMGDTVYCESLAGEEIGRRPTWGTRPDRRADYELASPSMPCDIPQTLLEPIMVKNAAMRGTQVQFSTEYLSHTQDGDGVSVQVLNRLTGHEYTIRAKYLIGADGARSKVAADIELPMEGLMDIDGSMNITFKADLTHLVKHRPSILYWVFNPGSNIGGLGAGLIRMVRPWNEWLICWGFDINGEPPVLDNAEAIRIIRNLVGVADLDVEILGYSLWGNNEQWATHLQKGRVFCAGDAIHKHPPSHGLGSNTSIQDSYNLAWKLAAVIRGQAGPELLETYSTERAPVAKQIVTRANQSSRDYKPIFDALGVTDATTDPEFTEKLQLRKENSPEGAARRTALRAALDAKDYEFNAQGTEIGQYYESTAVVTDGGERPARTEDELLHHQKSTFPGLRLPHAWLGNATSKYSTHDIAKGTGFTIFTGITGQAWADAAVNVAARLGIELKAVVIGEGREVQDLYGDWLRQREVQEDGVILVRPDKHIGWRAHTMVQDPVAALTAVLAEILSVGLEDCDLAEEAEAVLAPAGLSR; encoded by the coding sequence ATGCCAATTTTCAATGACGGAATCACCGCCACTGCCCGCCCGGAAGGTACCGGCATCGTCATTACGGACGTGCTGATTGTGGGCTCCGGCCCAGCAGGCAGCTCGGCGTCCCTGTTCCTCTCCAACCAGGGCATCCCGAACATCATGATCACCAAGTATCGCTGGACCGCGAACACGCCCCGTGCCCACATCACCAACCAGCGCACCATGGAAGTCCTGCGCGACGCCGGCATCGAGGAGCAGGTCCTGGCCGAGGCCACGCCGCACGAACTCATGGGTGACACGGTCTATTGTGAATCCCTCGCCGGCGAGGAGATCGGCCGCCGCCCTACCTGGGGCACGCGTCCTGATCGGCGGGCCGACTATGAACTCGCGTCGCCTTCCATGCCGTGCGATATTCCGCAGACTCTGCTGGAACCGATCATGGTCAAGAACGCGGCGATGCGTGGCACGCAGGTCCAGTTTTCCACTGAATACCTATCCCATACGCAGGATGGCGACGGCGTAAGTGTCCAGGTGCTGAACCGCCTCACCGGACACGAATACACCATCCGGGCGAAGTACCTCATTGGCGCTGATGGTGCGCGCTCCAAGGTGGCCGCCGACATCGAGCTCCCCATGGAGGGCCTGATGGACATTGATGGCTCTATGAACATCACGTTCAAGGCGGACCTGACCCACCTCGTGAAGCACCGCCCGTCAATCCTGTACTGGGTGTTCAACCCGGGCTCAAACATCGGCGGTCTCGGCGCCGGCCTGATCCGCATGGTCCGCCCGTGGAATGAGTGGTTGATCTGCTGGGGCTTCGACATCAACGGTGAGCCCCCGGTCCTGGACAATGCCGAAGCAATCCGGATCATCCGTAACCTGGTGGGCGTCGCGGACCTCGACGTCGAAATCCTGGGCTATTCGCTGTGGGGCAACAACGAACAGTGGGCCACCCACCTGCAGAAGGGCCGCGTTTTCTGCGCCGGAGATGCCATCCACAAGCACCCGCCGAGCCACGGACTTGGCTCCAACACCTCCATTCAGGATTCCTACAACCTGGCCTGGAAGCTGGCCGCCGTAATTAGGGGCCAGGCCGGTCCCGAACTGCTGGAAACCTACTCCACCGAGCGCGCCCCCGTGGCCAAGCAGATTGTCACCCGCGCCAACCAGTCCAGCCGCGACTACAAGCCGATCTTTGACGCCCTGGGGGTCACGGATGCCACCACGGACCCGGAATTCACCGAGAAGCTCCAGCTTCGCAAGGAAAACTCGCCCGAGGGCGCCGCGCGCCGGACGGCACTGCGCGCCGCACTCGACGCGAAGGACTATGAGTTCAATGCACAGGGTACCGAGATCGGTCAGTACTACGAGTCAACGGCTGTCGTGACCGACGGCGGTGAGCGGCCTGCACGGACCGAGGACGAGCTGCTGCATCACCAGAAGTCCACGTTCCCGGGCCTCCGGTTGCCGCATGCCTGGCTTGGAAACGCAACGTCCAAGTACTCGACTCACGACATCGCCAAAGGCACCGGTTTCACCATCTTCACCGGAATCACGGGTCAGGCTTGGGCAGACGCCGCGGTCAATGTGGCCGCTCGGCTGGGGATTGAGCTCAAAGCCGTGGTCATTGGCGAAGGCCGGGAGGTCCAGGACCTCTACGGGGACTGGCTCCGCCAGCGGGAAGTCCAGGAGGACGGTGTCATTCTCGTTCGCCCGGACAAGCACATCGGCTGGCGCGCCCACACTATGGTTCAGGATCCCGTAGCTGCCCTTACCGCAGTGCTCGCCGAGATCTTGAGCGTCGGCCTTGAAGACTGCGATCTCGCCGAGGAAGCCGAAGCCGTTCTCGCACCCGCCGGTCTTAGTCGCTGA
- a CDS encoding LacI family DNA-binding transcriptional regulator, producing MSDVARLAGVSQQTVSRVVRGATNVDPDIRERVEHAIAQLRYRRNPAAAALASNRTMTIGVVSFELSVLGPTVALYGISEEARKHGYATRLVTLASLERRDIRAAFESINSDTVDGVIVLAPLLEAIAVLAGIDIGVPVVTFQQGSHPSPTSVSVDEVRGARMVVRHLLDLGHKTVWHVQGPPGWMATSARVQGWAAELGASGRFVPTPIATTDWSAAEGYRVGRELAAREDVTAVFAANDPFALGVIKALDEAGRDVPGDVSVVGFDDVKEAPFFRPALTTVRLDFEAIGHIAVGRILAMIKDEAEGDIPLLEPRLVLRDTTAPPPSQR from the coding sequence ATGTCCGACGTTGCCCGGCTCGCCGGGGTGTCCCAGCAGACGGTGTCGCGGGTTGTCAGGGGAGCGACCAATGTCGATCCGGACATCCGTGAACGCGTCGAACACGCAATCGCCCAACTGCGGTACCGTCGAAATCCCGCGGCCGCGGCTCTCGCCAGCAACCGGACCATGACGATCGGTGTTGTCAGCTTCGAACTGTCTGTCCTGGGACCTACGGTAGCCCTGTACGGTATCTCCGAGGAAGCCCGGAAACATGGCTACGCGACGCGTTTAGTCACTCTGGCCAGTCTCGAACGCCGCGATATCCGGGCTGCCTTCGAATCCATCAATTCGGACACGGTTGACGGCGTGATCGTGCTCGCACCCCTGCTGGAAGCGATCGCGGTGCTCGCGGGTATCGACATCGGTGTCCCCGTAGTGACGTTCCAGCAAGGATCGCATCCGAGCCCGACTAGCGTTTCCGTTGACGAAGTGCGAGGTGCCCGGATGGTGGTGCGCCACCTGCTGGACCTCGGACACAAAACCGTGTGGCACGTTCAAGGCCCGCCTGGTTGGATGGCAACATCCGCCCGGGTCCAGGGATGGGCAGCGGAACTGGGGGCGTCTGGACGTTTCGTTCCGACGCCGATCGCAACGACCGACTGGTCAGCCGCCGAGGGATATCGCGTCGGCCGTGAGCTCGCCGCAAGGGAGGACGTCACAGCAGTCTTCGCCGCCAATGATCCTTTCGCGCTGGGAGTGATCAAGGCACTGGACGAGGCCGGGCGCGACGTCCCGGGAGATGTCAGCGTCGTGGGATTTGACGACGTCAAAGAAGCGCCCTTCTTTCGTCCGGCACTAACGACCGTAAGGCTCGATTTCGAAGCCATCGGCCACATTGCTGTGGGTCGCATTTTGGCCATGATAAAAGACGAGGCTGAGGGAGATATCCCTCTGTTGGAACCTCGTTTGGTACTCCGCGACACCACAGCGCCACCCCCAAGTCAGCGCTAA
- a CDS encoding AraC family transcriptional regulator, giving the protein MASQQNDLPALPRAFRFTTHGIAPVNRVQLWEGHNAKALISLDIRTLDESPLHAAEVNLQFPYLRLAHVRGTAQIVERSESFIRQNPTEMVAIFFALAGDAFFYHRSGHELLKPGQAIMYDADLPFMRGFAEGLQELVLTVPRPLFLELSGGTGLNRPVRFDFGPGGVPQAQELARRIRTALAAQQPTDDAENTVLELFRSIASGGNAGSDAGYLAAAKGYIERHHGDPELSTAEVAAAVGISERQLGRAFAAAGLTPGRYVLGLRLDRGQELLASPAADGLSIGEIAARVGFLSQNYFARTFKERFSATPLQTRKAARAGIPLE; this is encoded by the coding sequence ATGGCCAGTCAGCAGAATGATCTGCCCGCCCTGCCTCGCGCCTTTCGCTTCACCACGCATGGCATCGCGCCCGTCAACCGCGTCCAGCTGTGGGAGGGCCACAACGCCAAGGCCCTGATTTCGCTCGATATCCGGACCCTCGACGAGTCCCCGCTGCACGCGGCTGAAGTGAATCTCCAATTTCCGTACCTGCGTCTTGCCCACGTGCGCGGTACGGCCCAGATCGTGGAGCGTTCGGAATCGTTCATCCGGCAGAACCCCACCGAAATGGTGGCGATCTTCTTCGCCCTAGCCGGCGATGCATTCTTTTACCACCGCAGCGGCCACGAGTTGTTGAAACCGGGCCAAGCCATCATGTACGACGCAGACCTGCCGTTCATGCGCGGCTTCGCGGAAGGGCTCCAAGAGCTTGTCCTTACCGTTCCCCGGCCGCTTTTCCTGGAGCTGTCCGGGGGGACTGGCCTCAACCGACCAGTGCGGTTCGATTTCGGCCCCGGCGGGGTCCCTCAGGCACAAGAGCTCGCGCGGCGGATCCGGACAGCGCTGGCGGCCCAGCAGCCGACGGATGACGCCGAGAATACCGTCCTTGAACTATTCCGCTCAATCGCTTCAGGGGGCAACGCCGGCAGCGATGCCGGCTATCTGGCAGCTGCCAAGGGATACATCGAACGGCACCACGGCGATCCTGAACTTTCGACGGCGGAGGTGGCTGCCGCCGTCGGCATCAGTGAGCGGCAGCTAGGGCGGGCCTTCGCAGCCGCGGGCCTCACGCCCGGGCGGTATGTCCTGGGGCTGCGGCTGGATCGCGGCCAGGAGCTTCTCGCTTCGCCCGCCGCGGATGGCTTGAGCATCGGCGAGATCGCTGCGAGGGTCGGCTTTTTGTCGCAGAACTATTTCGCACGTACCTTCAAAGAGCGGTTCAGCGCCACGCCATTGCAGACGCGCAAGGCAGCCAGGGCAGGCATTCCGCTTGAGTAG